GGAAATGGCGTTGGCCTTAGGTTGTATGTCTACCCGTTCAAAGGACGATGCTCTTGAGAAAATGGCACATTATTTAGAAGATAATAAAAGAGCGATAATAGAAGCAAATTCAATTGATTTAGAGAATGCATTAAAAAAGGGATTGAAAGATTCTTTGATAGATAGACTGAAACTGGACGAAAAAAGGATAACTTCTATGGCTGAAGGTTTAAAAGAGTTAAAAAACCTACCTGATCCTGTAGGTGAAGTGGTAGGCATGTGGAAACGTCCTAATGGCCTTGCTATCGGATTAAAAAGGGTACCATTAGGTGTGGTTGGAATTATCTATGAGGCTCGTCCAAACGTAACTGTTGATGCGGTAGGACTGTGCATAAAAACAGGTAATTCGGTGATATTGCGTGGAGGGTCAGATGCGATAAATTCAAACAAGGCGATAGTAGATATACTAAAAAAGGCATTAAATGATACAGATCTGTCTGAAGATTGTATCCAGCTGATAGAAGATACGAAAAGAGAGACTGCTGTTGAATTGATGAAGATGAACGGAATAATAGATGTGCTGATTCCTAGAGGGGGGGCAGGACTGATTCAGTCAGTTGTCCAAAATTCTCAAGTACCGGTTATACAGACTGGCACAGGGAATTGTCATATATTTGTAGATGAATTTGCTGATCTAGGTATGGCTTGCAAAATAATAATAAATGCCAAGACT
This genomic window from Clostridia bacterium contains:
- a CDS encoding glutamate-5-semialdehyde dehydrogenase; this encodes MSEVMQKASKAKEMALALGCMSTRSKDDALEKMAHYLEDNKRAIIEANSIDLENALKKGLKDSLIDRLKLDEKRITSMAEGLKELKNLPDPVGEVVGMWKRPNGLAIGLKRVPLGVVGIIYEARPNVTVDAVGLCIKTGNSVILRGGSDAINSNKAIVDILKKALNDTDLSEDCIQLIEDTKRETAVELMKMNGIIDVLIPRGGAGLIQSVVQNSQVPVIQTGTGNCHIFVDEFADLGMACKIIINAKTQRPGVCNAQESLLVDKAVADEFVPEIVGKLQQSGVQVRGCQKVCALCSNVKQAVEEDWGREYLDMIISVKVVDGIEQAIGHINKYGTGHSEAIITDSYSRGQKFLEQVDAAAVYINASTRFTDGFEFGFGAEIGISTQKLHARGPMGLKELTTTKYIIYGDGQIRE